In Glandiceps talaboti chromosome 16, keGlaTala1.1, whole genome shotgun sequence, a single window of DNA contains:
- the LOC144447776 gene encoding polycystin-1-like protein 2, giving the protein MANILKKKQNEEASNPEDIEDAARYLLAGVSNLMRVASDDASRFFTELESNSEAWSGFMSDRHAEMLAMLPIAVPLTATDGIVLKSGIQNNETAESIDVDGESFGGDEETLPAELRDSRNITQQVFKVLDDISSIILSQKLPGESAVEINTGTIILFLHRELVDLKSAKYYQIDDGTWFKIPPSVFESLGESVIDTQIYSTPTNPFTWHSSGYQVKTSVIGLSIRDTMGDELRLVSLDDDIEMFIPRNEDGTLDMETLTTLPDDPNIMIQFNLSESYSSIHIQIHPSNKRVLMEAFLRFGFPPDDDQYDLRMLLPFEEDQLSTSSYNETYTATADPNVWFIEEHVLYAVGTYYLSVKALDRHGEPVNRTEEGSGVDFDVKIYTARCLYWADAYEQWLPSGCKVGPLTTTAHTHCKCNHLTAFGGNFHVPVNDVVAFDYEILHNAFEDNVILPIVVCVIVALYIVTAIIAVKADHKYQQQQQLTGQRENPPLSDYQYTITMFTGMHVRAGTTAQVSVQLIGSRAKSNAFTLSDSSLSGDVFQSGSVDTFQITTSTRLGQLLSVRIWHDGNGFSPSWLLSRVMVEDSQSNQSWYFLCNQWQHEEYNPKIYKALDFEEILLNKHLFAVESNCDVYRKHLTAIKLFRRRCSDKITYLERVTCLFAFIFTVMLILSFLLYGPVGDPSQQQTDNKYAITADAFIKGILGGIISMPVHVMLLFLFQNANNIHVLKKFLLKKKQQREKKYLEEVNIKGKGAPVAINVLTSSQEDTALSPDEEDLQKESFVSGDFADAQSEAITLQIPSQDGKSVTHDGREHHHKHRRASVASTLSSDDGSVHRHHGKRQSEHRLKESHKIGTRPKSDEEALRNKGKRSPTLKVPGVEIEESSSRHRTRSHSKHRHHGREDDMHRSSSRHRGHRKDRSHSHHRSTSHHRSHSHHRKHKDEAEEDSHRKSRKDLHEEGRRHHHHRRRKSHHSDNNRAASHHRRHHDRDESSGHDRTSKERKQSLQVSGMEAKHTSSRYHSRSRSSHSRSGSSSHHSRHHHRRGRDSRHRGHSRRHSHIESDESYSDDESRRKRHHHHHRGRRHHHSSRHRYSSHDESDDGRRKHSKTRHGRHRSHSHVFLSVWFGLHYGKSLTLSWIISVVVAVLQLLFITEPLATLFIIIFSVVLTKRKSLRAESLIFESEYHQLQSKDKSATGYHMNLGSQPDIKAKFLRSRCLIQKHSKMRKYIKVTSQWATIGLFFLLVMMITYGQKEPSAYYLRQSLYHSMVNGTSMGYQAQSFEKVNTASAYWRWTESVLLPALYSVDSEDTNDMPVLMTSPRLRQLRINASEGDCEPETYNEVKTMICYSGYSEELEDTTQYLWGWQVMPEYYSLDQTKGYRYYTGASLGIDGEYTGLFAEYSGGGYVADLTKSYHDALILVRDLQEAAWIDTYTRAVFMECALFSVQTRLVYVVTLLAEMAPSGDLVTSVTLKPLRLYLEKGTSSSSEMILVCTFTFLVLVLVYLESRILFKEGHTYFLTFTHAVDILSIIVALVAIGVYFIHSMTLSALLSQSYDFFALRNVAQMQENYHVALAILVFCASLKLLNALTPVKYMSLLLSVWKTTMKQIMKSIPMVLFVFVNFLHVGFLLYSGQYIEFHSVSSTVQTLLFYPLSGSRQINPQEMSYALSCFFISYLIVLGLMIALVFYAVTLHTFRSAKLLHMLRDFTESGKISATLKKYIKKLYWRGRVERLRRRMEKQARKMRQRRNRLIMPSSRPALQRLEDHVDRMLRQTVQENRLLFEDKVALKEEIERQLFQEISDEEDSLLSI; this is encoded by the exons ATGGCTAACATcttgaaaaagaaacaaaatgaaGAGGCATCAAATCCTGAAGATATTGAAGATGCTGCAAGATATCTACTAGCAG GAGTGTCCAATCTGATGAGAGTAGCATCAGATGATGCCAGTAGATTCTTTACTGAGTTAGAAAGCAACTCAGAAGCCTGGAGTGGTTTTATGTCAGACAGACATGCTGAAATGTTAGCCATGTTACCGATAGCTGTGCCATTAACGGCTACAGATGGTATCGTGCTCAAGTCAG GAATACAAAACAATGAAACAGCTGAAAGTATTGATGTTGATGGCGAATCCTTTGGAGGTGATGAGGAAACACTACCTGCTGAACTAAGAGAT AGTCGTAACATCACCCAACAAGTCTTCAAAGTTCTGGATGATATTTCCAGTATTATCCTTAGTCAGAAACTTCCAGGAGAATCGGCCGTGGAAATCAATACAGGAACAATTATCTTATTTCTTCATAGAGAACTCGTAGATTTAAAGTCGGCGAAATATTACCAAATAGATGATGGCACATGGTTTAAAATTCCACCCTCAGTTTTTGAATCACTCGGTGAAAGTGTCATTGACACACAg ATATACAGTACCCCTACTAATCCTTTCACATGGCATTCCAGTGGGTACCAAGTCAAGACATCAGTGATTGGACTTAGTATTAGAGACACTATGG GTGATGAGCTGAGACTTGTGAGTCTTGACGATGACATTGAGATGTTCATACCCAGAAATGAAGATGGTACCTTAGACATGGAAACCCTGACGACCCTACCAGATGATCCAAACATTATGATTCAGTTTAACTTAAGTGAATCCTACAGCTCCATTCATATACAAATCCATCCATCTAACAAGAGAGTACTGATGGAAGCATTCCTACGGTTTGGATTTCCACCAGACGATGATCAGTACGATCTGAGAATGCTTCTACCATTTGAAGAAGATCAGTTATCTACATCTAGTTACAATGAGACTTATACGGCCACAGCTGATCCGAACGTTTGGTTTATTGAGGAGCATGTCCTCTATGCTGTAGGCACCTACTATCTCAGTGTCAAGGCCCTGGACAGACATGGAGAACCGGTGAACAGAACTGAAGAGGGCTCTGGTGTCGACTTTGATGTGAAGATTTATACTGCTCGTTGCTTGTACTGGGCTGATGCTTATGAACAATGGCTTCCAAGTGGCTGCAAG gTTGGACCTCTGACTACAACAGCCCATACTCACTGTAAATGTAATCATTTGACTGCCtttggtggtaattttcatgtTCCAGTTAATGATGTGGTGGCATTTGACTATGAGATCTTACACAATGCATTTGAAGACAACGTAATATTACCAATAGTAGTTTGTGTTATAGTAGCACTATATATAGTGACTGCTATCATTGCTGTCAAAGCAGACCacaaatatcaacaacaacag CAGTTAACAGGACAGAGGGAAAACCCCCCACTCTCTGATTACCAGTATACAATAACTATGTTCACTGGTATGCATGTCAGAGCTGGAACAACTGCACAG GTGTCTGTCCAGCTGATTGGATCGAGAGCTAAGAGTAATGCTTTCACTCTTTCGGATAGTAGTTTAAGTGGAGATGTGTTCCAGAGTGGTTCTGTTGACACATTTCAAATCACTACCAGTACCAGGCTTGGTCAGCTACTCTCTGTCCGTATATGGCATGATGGTAATGGATTCAGTCCTAGTTG GCTTTTGAGCAGAGTTATGGTGGAGGACAGCCAATCTAATCAGTCATGGTATTTCCTATGTAACCAATGGCAACATGAAGAATACAACCCTAAAATATACAAGGCTCTTGATTTTGAAGAAATCCTGCTCAACAAGCACCTATTTGCTGTTGAGTCCAACTGTGACGTTTATAGGAAGCATCTTACAGCAATTAAACTGTTTAGAAGACGGTGCTCTGATAAAATTACGTACTTAGAGCGTGTGACGTGTCTGTTTGCATTCATTTTCACTGTTATGCTAATACTGTCATTTTTGCTGTACGGACCAGTAGGTGATCCCTCACAACAACAAACTGACAACAAGTATGCAATCACAGCAGACGCATTCATTAAAGGGATTCTGGGAGGAATTATTTCCATGCCAGtgcatgttatgttattgttccTTTTCCAAAATGCCAATAATATCCACGTTTTGAAGAAGTTTTTactgaagaaaaaacaacaaagagAAAAGAAGTATCTGGAAGAAGTCAACATCAAAGGAAAAGGAGCACCTGTTGCAATAAATGTGTTGACTAGTTCCCAAGAAGATACCGCTCTGTCTCCAGATGAAGAAGATTTGCAGAAAGAAAGTTTTGTGAGTGGTGATTTTGCTGATGCGCAATCGGAAGCAATTACACTACAGATACCCAGTCAGGATGGGAAGTCAGTCACTCATGATGGACGTGAGCACCATCATAAACATCGCAGAGCTTCAGTTGCAAGTACCCTGAGTAGCGATGATGGTTCTGTTCACAGACACCATGGTAAGAGGCAAAGCGAGCATCGATTGAAGGAAAGCCACAAGATTGGCACTCGTCCTAAAAGTGATGAAGAAGCACTCCGAAATAAAGGAAAGAGAAGTCCAACTTTGAAAGTACCGGGTGTTGAAATTGAAGAGTCGTCATCCAGACATAGAACCAGATCACATAGTAAACACAGACATCATGGTAGAGAAGATGATATGCATAGATCTTCATCTCGGCACCGTGGTCACAGAAAGGACAGATCTCACTCCCATCACAGGTCTACATCTCACCACAGGTCACATAGCCATCACAGGAAACATAAAGATGAAGCTGAGGAAGATAGTCATAGGAAAAGTAGGAAAGATCTTCACGAAGAAGGTCGGCGGCATCACCACCATCGACGACGAAAGAGTCATCATAGCGACAATAACAGAGCTGCGTCTCATCATCGTAGACATCACGACAGAGATGAAAGCTCCGGGCATGATAGAACATCTAAAGAAAGGAAGCAGTCCCTTCAGGTTTCAGGTATGGAGGCTAAACATACGTCATCAAGATATCATTCAAGAAGTCGCAGCTCCCACAGTCGGTCAGGAAGTTCTAGTCATCATTCTCGACATCATCATCGTAGAGGTCGTGACAGCAGACACCGAGGTCATTCACGACGTCACTCTCATATAGAGAGTGATGAAAGTTATAGTGATGATGAAAGCCGAAGAaaacgtcatcatcatcatcatcgaggtcgtcgtcatcatcactCCAGTAGACATAGGTACAGTAGTCATGACGAGAGTGATGATGGACGAAGAAAACATTCTAAGACACGTCATGGAAGACACAGGAGTCATTCTCAtg TTTTCCTCAGTGTCTGGTTCGGACTCCACTATGGCAAGTCATTAACACTTAGTTGGATCATTTCTGTAGTTGTGGCAGTACTACAACTCTTGTTCATCACTGAGCCTTTGGCAACACTCTTCATCATAATTTTCTCAGTTGTGTTGACCAAACGTAAAAGTCTGAGAGCCGAGTCACTGATATTTGAGTCTGAATACCATCAGCTGCAGTCCAAGGATAAGTCTGCTACTGGGTATCATATGAACCTGGGTTCTCAACCTGACATTAAAGCTAAGTTTCTGAGAAGTAGATGTCTCATACAGAAACACAGTAAGATGAGGAAGTACATTAAAGTGACGTCCCAATGGGCAACGATTGGACTGTTCTTTCTATTGGTAATGATGATTACATATGGCCAGAAGGAACCTTCAGCTTACTACTTGCGTCAGTCTCTCTACCACTCCATGGTGAATGGAACATCTATGGGATATCAAGCACAGTCCTTTGAAAAG GTCAACACAGCTAGTGCGTATTGGAGATGGACTGAGTCTGTTTTATTACCAGCCTTGTATTCAGTAGACTCAGAAGATACTAATGATATGCCAGTACTTATGACAAGTCCACGATTACGACAACTAAGAATAAATGCCTCTGAGG GTGACTGTGAACCAGAGACATACAATGAAGTCAAAACAATGATTTGTTACTCGGGTTATTCAGAGGAGTTGGAAGATACCACTCAATATTTATGGGGGTGGCAGGTAATGCCCGAGTACTATAGTTTGGACCAAACCAAAGGCTACCGATACTATACAGGTGCATCCCTCGGTATAGATGGTGAGTACACTGGACTGTTTGCTGAGTACAGTGGTGGAGGTTACGTAGCTGACCTGACTAAGTCTTATCACGATGCTTTGATTCTGGTACGGGATCTCCAAGAAGCTGCGTGGATTGATACCTATACTAGAGCTGTGTTTATGGAATGTGCACTCTTCAGTGTACAGACCAGACTAGTATATGTTGTTACTCTATTAGCTGAGATGGCGCCAAGTGGTGATTTGGTTACGTCGGTGACATTGAAGCCATTGCGGTTGTACTTGGAGAAAGGTACAAGTAGCAGCAGTGAAATGATACTCGTTTGTACCTTCACCtttctggttctggttctggtGTACTTAGAATCAAGAATTCTGTTTAAGGAGGGTCACACCTATTTCTTAACTTTCACCCACGCAGTAGACATACTGAGTATTATCGTAGCACTTGTGGCAATTGGAGTGTATTTCATCCACAGTATGACACTTTCAGCATTATTGTCTCAATCATATGATTTCTTTGCACTTCGAAATGTGGCACAAATGCAGGAAAATTATCATGTTGCCCTTGCTATTTTGGTATTCTGTGCATCACTGAAACTACTCAATGCACTGACACCTGTAAAGTACATGTCACTACTTCTGTCAGTCTGGAAAACAACCATGAAACAGATCATGAAATCGATACCaatggttttgtttgttttcgtcaATTTTCTCCACGTTGGGTTTCTGCTCTATAGTGGCCAGTATATAGAATTTCACAGTGTAAGCTCAACAGTTCAAACTCTACTGTTTTACCCACTAAGTGGTTCACGGCAGATCAACCCTCAAGAAATGTCCTATGCATTGTCATGTTTCTTCATTTCATACTTAATCGTTCTTGGACTCATGATCGCACTAGTTTTCTACGCTGTAACTCTTCATACATTCAGATCAGCCAAACTACTGCACATGTTGAGAGATTTCACAGAATCGGGGAAAATTTCTGCCACTTTGAAAAAGTACATTAAGAAATTGTACTGGAGAGGAAGAGTTGAGAGGCTGAGACGAAGAATGGAGAAACAAGCAAGAAAGATGAGGCAGAGACGAAATCGTCTGATTATGCCCTCATCACGACCAGCATTGCAAAGACTAGAAGACCATGTAGATAGAATGCTGAGACAAACCGTTCAAGAAAATAGACTACTCTTTGAAGACAAAGTTGCTTTGAAAGAGGAGATTGAAAGGCAGCTATTTCAAGAAATCTCAGATGAAGAAGACTCGTTACTATCAATATAA